The following coding sequences are from one Paenibacillus sp. JDR-2 window:
- a CDS encoding carbohydrate ABC transporter permease, whose protein sequence is MITGRKLWNKEARAGILFASPVIAGFLIFVLGPMIASFIFSLSEYNVITPLKMIGFSNYADLFDGTDPLFYKSLGVTAYYVILSVPLQILLAFMVALLLNHPIKGKAFFRTVFYMPTIVPAVASSMIWLWLFDPDLGLLNQLLKVFGIPGLQWIYSENLAVPSLVLMSLWTIGGTMVIFLAGLQGIPKHLYESVEVDGGGPLHKLFSITIPLMTPTIFFNLIMGFIGSFQVFGQAYIMTQGGPNNATLFYSYYLYREAFEFSSMGSASAIAWIMFLVILALTLMVFKTSAFWVYSESEGKR, encoded by the coding sequence ATGATCACCGGGAGGAAGCTTTGGAATAAAGAGGCCCGGGCCGGCATACTGTTCGCGTCACCGGTTATTGCCGGATTTCTGATCTTCGTCCTGGGGCCGATGATTGCCAGCTTTATATTCAGCTTGTCGGAATACAACGTCATCACTCCCTTGAAAATGATCGGCTTCTCCAACTATGCCGACTTGTTCGACGGAACGGACCCGCTGTTCTACAAGTCGCTTGGCGTTACGGCTTATTATGTCATCCTGAGCGTGCCTTTGCAGATTTTGCTGGCGTTTATGGTGGCGCTGCTGCTTAATCATCCGATCAAAGGGAAGGCATTCTTCCGTACCGTCTTTTACATGCCAACGATAGTTCCAGCGGTAGCTTCGTCCATGATCTGGCTGTGGTTGTTTGATCCGGATCTTGGTCTGCTTAATCAGCTGCTCAAAGTATTCGGCATTCCCGGACTGCAGTGGATTTATTCCGAGAATCTGGCCGTACCGTCCCTGGTCTTGATGAGTCTATGGACGATTGGCGGCACGATGGTAATCTTCCTGGCCGGGCTTCAAGGCATTCCGAAGCATCTGTACGAATCGGTGGAGGTTGACGGCGGCGGCCCGCTGCATAAGCTGTTCTCCATTACGATACCGCTGATGACGCCAACGATCTTCTTTAATCTGATCATGGGATTCATCGGAAGCTTTCAGGTATTCGGGCAGGCTTACATTATGACGCAGGGCGGGCCGAACAACGCAACGTTGTTCTACTCCTATTATCTGTACCGCGAAGCGTTTGAGTTCTCCAGCATGGGAAGCGCATCGGCTATTGCCTGGATCATGTTCCTGGTTATCCTGGCGCTGACTCTGATGGTGTTCAAGACTTCCGCCTTTTGGGTGTACAGCGAAAGCGAGGGGAAACGATGA
- a CDS encoding MalY/PatB family protein, translated as MKYDFDEVVNRKNTNSFKWDSAKDKEDIVPMWVADMDFKAADPILRALESKLRHGVFGYAHLPDAYYEAEINWWRKRHRCQIEKEWIAFTPGVIPALAAIIQAFSNPGDKVLIQAPVYNSFYGIIKSNSREIVENDLINTGESYEIDFEDFEKKASDEAVKLFILCNPHNPVGRVWSKEELERLSAICQKHQVLVVADEIHRDLVFEGQPYVPFASIDANNSITCTSPSKTFNIAGLKMANIITANQDYREKVKQVLLVSGIHDPNSFGIEALIAAYNEGEEWLDQLLAYLKENRDYFIAFVRERLPNLKVIAPQSTYLMWLDCRNLGIGSEELSRKLFDEAGLRINEGSTYGKAGDGFIRINIGCSRAILTEGLNRLENVIKTIK; from the coding sequence ATGAAGTATGATTTTGATGAAGTGGTTAACCGGAAAAATACGAACAGCTTCAAGTGGGATTCGGCGAAGGACAAAGAAGATATTGTACCCATGTGGGTTGCAGATATGGATTTCAAGGCAGCGGATCCCATCCTTCGGGCATTGGAGAGCAAGCTGCGGCACGGGGTATTTGGTTATGCCCATTTGCCTGATGCTTATTACGAGGCGGAGATTAATTGGTGGCGGAAGAGACATCGCTGTCAGATTGAAAAAGAATGGATTGCTTTTACGCCCGGCGTTATTCCGGCTTTGGCCGCCATTATTCAGGCTTTCTCGAATCCGGGAGACAAAGTGCTTATTCAAGCGCCGGTGTATAACAGCTTTTATGGCATTATTAAGAGCAACAGCCGCGAGATCGTCGAGAATGACTTGATTAATACGGGCGAGTCGTATGAAATCGACTTTGAAGACTTCGAGAAGAAGGCTTCGGATGAAGCCGTTAAGCTGTTTATTTTGTGCAATCCCCATAACCCGGTAGGAAGAGTATGGAGCAAAGAGGAGCTTGAGCGGTTAAGCGCTATTTGCCAAAAGCACCAGGTTCTTGTTGTGGCCGACGAGATTCATAGGGATCTTGTGTTTGAAGGACAGCCGTATGTCCCGTTTGCTTCGATAGACGCGAATAACTCAATCACCTGCACATCTCCGAGCAAAACCTTTAATATTGCCGGATTAAAGATGGCGAACATCATTACGGCTAACCAGGACTACAGGGAAAAAGTGAAGCAAGTTCTGCTCGTAAGCGGCATTCATGATCCCAATTCGTTTGGGATTGAAGCGTTGATCGCAGCATACAACGAAGGGGAAGAATGGCTGGATCAACTCTTGGCCTATCTGAAAGAGAACCGTGATTATTTCATCGCGTTTGTCCGGGAACGGCTTCCGAATCTCAAGGTTATTGCACCGCAGTCTACGTATTTAATGTGGCTGGATTGCCGAAATCTCGGAATTGGTTCCGAAGAGCTAAGCCGCAAATTATTTGACGAAGCAGGCCTTCGGATCAACGAGGGTTCGACTTACGGAAAAGCCGGAGACGGGTTTATCCGCATTAATATCGGTTGTTCGCGCGCGATCTTGACTGAAGGCCTGAATAGACTCGAAAACGTAATTAAAACAATCAAATAA
- a CDS encoding ABC transporter substrate-binding protein — translation MRKTAGVASVTLLALSVLMAGCGSSNGNNGNSGTNGNSEVKETSGNTAAASTNTPAGNAGGEEPVKHDPVTLKYTFWGSPNEKKVQEAAIKSFTEKYPWIKVNTLHIPESYTTKLTTMASSNQMPDIGLLNGDVALEWASQGRIYNIMDFLANDPDVSVNDILPNTMYYWEEGKLAGVNGALEAFALFYNKEAFTDAGLPLPPTKADEAYTWDQFVETAQKLTLDQKGRNALDPDFDPKSIKQFGVTMPLWAYMNGVVSNGGQFVNQDGTQFKLADPEAAEAIQQWADLINKYHVAPSPTQSKNIPSGANALSSRKVAMTLDGQWSLVDLGAAKKLNFGIGVAPVMKNKATMTLGEPIVIFKDTKHPEEAWMLYKWMMNPENTLELQTSGLWMPVLKKWYENADLVAKWAAGNPAHPEGYQDAVMRNAFDNGFPNTSYYVKNLSKINSMIDPALEQVWLGKTTAQEALSKIKPQVEKELKGVYTER, via the coding sequence ATGAGAAAAACGGCAGGTGTGGCATCGGTAACATTGTTAGCGCTTTCGGTCTTGATGGCCGGCTGCGGCAGCAGCAACGGGAATAACGGCAATAGCGGTACGAACGGTAATTCGGAAGTAAAAGAAACCTCCGGCAATACCGCAGCAGCTTCAACAAATACTCCGGCCGGCAACGCCGGCGGGGAAGAGCCGGTGAAGCATGATCCGGTCACGCTTAAGTATACGTTCTGGGGAAGCCCGAACGAGAAAAAGGTACAGGAAGCGGCGATTAAATCGTTTACGGAGAAATATCCGTGGATCAAGGTTAATACTCTTCATATCCCGGAATCCTATACGACTAAGCTGACAACGATGGCCTCTTCGAATCAGATGCCGGACATTGGACTCTTGAATGGCGATGTTGCGCTGGAATGGGCGTCGCAAGGCCGAATCTATAACATTATGGATTTCCTTGCGAATGATCCGGATGTCAGCGTAAACGATATTTTGCCAAACACCATGTATTACTGGGAAGAAGGGAAGCTGGCTGGCGTTAATGGCGCGCTTGAAGCCTTTGCTTTGTTCTACAACAAGGAGGCGTTTACGGATGCCGGTCTGCCGCTCCCTCCAACCAAAGCCGACGAGGCGTATACTTGGGATCAATTTGTGGAGACGGCGCAAAAGCTGACGCTGGATCAAAAAGGTCGAAATGCGCTTGATCCGGATTTTGATCCAAAGTCGATCAAGCAATTCGGGGTAACGATGCCTCTGTGGGCATACATGAACGGAGTAGTGTCAAACGGCGGACAGTTCGTGAACCAGGATGGTACTCAGTTCAAGCTGGCTGATCCGGAAGCGGCTGAAGCGATTCAGCAATGGGCCGATCTGATTAACAAATACCATGTCGCTCCATCGCCAACCCAGTCGAAGAACATTCCTTCCGGCGCCAATGCATTGTCCTCCCGCAAGGTGGCTATGACGCTTGACGGCCAGTGGAGTCTGGTTGATCTTGGCGCGGCGAAAAAGCTGAATTTCGGAATTGGCGTAGCGCCAGTTATGAAGAACAAAGCGACGATGACCTTAGGCGAACCGATCGTCATTTTTAAGGATACCAAACACCCGGAAGAAGCTTGGATGCTGTACAAGTGGATGATGAATCCGGAAAACACGCTGGAGCTGCAAACAAGCGGACTTTGGATGCCGGTTCTGAAAAAATGGTACGAAAATGCGGATTTGGTTGCGAAATGGGCGGCCGGCAATCCGGCTCATCCGGAAGGCTACCAGGACGCGGTGATGAGAAACGCCTTTGACAACGGCTTCCCGAATACTTCCTACTACGTGAAGAACTTGTCCAAAATCAACAGCATGATCGACCCGGCTCTCGAGCAGGTCTGGCTCGGCAAGACAACGGCGCAGGAAGCTTTAAGCAAGATCAAGCCTCAAGTGGAAAAAGAACTGAAAGGGGTCTATACGGAGCGATGA